From the Tachyglossus aculeatus isolate mTacAcu1 chromosome X3, mTacAcu1.pri, whole genome shotgun sequence genome, the window AAAGGTTCAAAATGGCCACACAAATGAAGCACAAACTATTAAAGTCTGGTTTTAATTTATGCTTTCAAAGAGGGCTGTAACAGAATAAATTGTTTTCCTGACATAAGGCATTAGGATAACTCCTTTAACAAGAGAATCAGACTCCCTACAAGAAGGTATTCCAACACTTTGGTGTTACCTTGCGCAAGGTAACGTGTAACGTTCAGTAAAGGTGTGCGCTGTGGCTCAGGTGTCACCTTCCGCGTACTCTGATTTTAAGGaacaaaactttaaaaaaaaaacaggattcTAGAATACCCTACTTCAGTTTCCCGTTCTAAAGAACAAAGCAGAAGAATTAAGGTCTATTATCACACTGATAAACACTCATGCACCACTTGATTCTAGTCCTCCAATTTGAAAACGTCCCCACTCCCAACTGAATATGATTCCGCGAACCTTAAGAGCTTTGCAATTTCCGAGCACCGGCGTAGAAGTGTTCTGGTTTTTCGGATTAGGAGAGGAGAGCTGCTTTTTCATGAAAATCCATCATGATCACACGGTGATAATAAGAGACATTCTAGGCGGTCCCTCCTGGAGAGATTTTTGGCATACATCCACAATCCTATAATTACTGTAATAAAGATTATCCTACAAGGACACGATAGCGGACTCTCTCTCCCGGAGAGATATTTGGAACTCATTTACAACCCGATAATGATTGTTCCAGAAATCATCCTACGAGGACACGACAGCAGAATCATCCTTCTGGAGAGACCCCCCCCTCTGAACGAACGTACAATCCTGTAATTGAATGCGATGCTTCCTTTTAAAGCCCCACTCTGGGCAACGGGGGGAACGATGAGGGAAGTGAattaaaaacccaacaaaaaagcTGGAGGTCCAAATTCTTGAGGTTAGTTTTAAGTGGTACAGTGGGTAACTTTCCAGTCCGAACCTTTACACCGTGAACGCCAGACCTGCAATCGTGAGATACTCACCTTCCGAAATTTCCTGGGAGCGCCTAGTTCACATTTTATTATTTGAGCAACTGCTTCCTGAGTTTTTCGTTACTGCCTCGAGGGAATAAATACATCCTACAACAAGTGTCACGACAAATCATCTCGCACACGGTGCCGCCGTTTTGCGTCTGCGCTCCGTAGCCGCCTCTAGTCGTCGACGAAGGTTAATCTCCCGGGACCTtcgttcctcatccacctcctgtATCGCTTCCACCGAGGGTCATTGGCCAACTTCTTCTtgagttcttcctcttgctcctgtTTGTAGACCTAAATGGGTACAGATGAGTAGACCGACTTAATTAAAACATGAGTGATTCAAAGATGGAGTGAGCCACAAGCCTCACTCGTgagcagggaagaagagaagagcagagaagcagcttggctcagtggagagggcctgggatttggagtctgaggtcacgggttcaaatcccggctcctccaaccgtcagctgtgtgacttggggcaagtcgcttcacttctctgggcctcagttccctcacctggaaaatggggattaaaactgggagccccccgtgggacaaccggattgcctagaaacctccccagcgctcagggcagtattttgcacatagtaagcacttaacaaataccatcattattattattattattattattattattatcatcatcatcaccaatcgtatttattgagtgcttactgtgtacagagcactgtactaagcgcttgggaagtacaaattggcaacatatagagacagtccctacccaacagtgggctcacagtctaaaagggggagacagagaacaaaaccaaacatactaacaaaataaaataaatagaatagatatgtacaagtaaaataaatagagtaataaatatgtacaaacatatatacatatatacaggtgctgtggggaagggaaggaggtaagatggggggatggagagggggacgagggggagaggaaggaaggggctcagtctgggaaggcctcctggaggaggtgagctctcagtagggccttgaagggaggaagagagctaacttggcggatgggcagagggagggcattccaggcccgggggatgacgtgggccgggggtcgatgacgggacaggcgagaacgaggcacggtgaggagattagcggcagaggagcggagggtgcgggctgggctgtagaaggagagaagggaggtgaggtaggagggggcgaggtgatggccagccttgaagccgagggtgaggagtttctgcctgatgcgcagattgattggtagccactgcagatttttgaggaggggagtaatatgcccagagcatttctggacaaggataatccgggcagcagcatgaagtatggattgaagtggagagagacacgaggatgggagatcagagagaaggctgatgcagtagtccagacgggataggatgagagcttgaacgagcagggtagcggtatggatggagaggaaaaggcggatcttggcaatgttgcggagctgagaccggccggttttggtgacggcttggatgtgaggggtgaatgagagagcggagtcgaggatgacaccaaggttgcgggcttgtgagacgggaaggacggtagtgccgtcaacagagatgggaaagtcagggagagggcagggtttgggagggaagacaaggagttcagtcttcgacatgttgagctttaggtggcgggcagacatccagatggagatgtcctgaaggcaggaggagatgcgagcctggagagagggggagagagcaggggcagagatggagatctgggtgtcatcagcgtagaggtgatagttgaagccgtgggagcgaatgaggtcaccaagggagtgcgtgtagatcgagaacagaaggggaccaagcactgaaccttggggaacccccacagtaagaggatgggagggggaggaggagcctgcaaaagagactgagaatgaagtctcttattattaccaactgttataccatactctccccggtgcttggcacacggtacgCGCTCAATCCATACCACTGATGGGCAGCCCAACATCCTTACCGCGTTGATAAGAGTATGTAACGGACCGCAGGAAGCTGCAGGAGCCCCTTGGCAGAAGAACCTGAATTGGCGTTTTGGAACGTACGACGAGATTTAAGGGACTACATACCCAACGGCAGCTATTTCTCCTCAAAAACAGCGTGGCAACGCAATGACAAAGATCCGCTTTAAAACAATCCATTCGCATATGGAAGAATATAGTACAGGCAACCCTGAAAATtctagtggctcaatggaaagagcccgggctttggagtcagaggtcatgggctcaaatcccagctctgccaattgtcagctgtgtgactttgggcgagtcacttcacttctctgggcctcagttccctcatctggaaaatggggattaagactgtgagtcccccaggacaacctgatcgctttgtaacctccccagcacttagaacggtgctgtgcacatagtaagcgcttaataaatgctaccattattattatggtaatgataattatataattattattatatgattatataattattatataataataatattattatatattagcaTTATTATAGCATGGTGACGAAGTTCAGGTTCCCGAAGCACCGACAGCGGGTCCCTCAGAGATGCCTGTTAATTCTTCAACTGTGGCTTTACATCACAACCACTAATCCGTACACtgtatatattaaaaaaaaaaaaaagcaaacacctTTCTGGGAGACGTGAGCACAGTTCATTTTCAGGAAAAGAGACCGTCAACAACTCACCTCGTAATTCTCTCGTATCCACAGCTTCCGTTCCAGAAAAGTTTCTTTCtgactctcttctagactgtcaaaGTGAGAGCTTGACATTTTCATATATTTACGGATGATATACAGCCTCTCTTCCTCGCCATACTCTTGTCCTTTGATGTTAAAACGGTAAATCCACTGACCGTACCAGCTAATGTACTTACACAAGTGAAAAGGAGCTAAAATAATCTGAAATAGTAGAATGTCACATATTTTAGGCTTCTGGTAGCCTCCCTTGATATCTATCTTATTTTTTATAATATTCTTGATGatgttctcctcctcttctcggaTTTCCTCCTTGGACCGTCTGTTCTTGCCTTTCTCTTTGCCCCTGTTGAGCAATCCTTGTTGCCTGGCAATTTCGGTAGCCTGAATACGATACTTTGGCATCGTGGCTAAGTAGTTGATGGCTTCGTTGTAACTGCTCCACCAGCTGAAAAACTGGAACGCACAACAGAGGACAGAGTCATTTCTATTTCCAACCTGAGAGCAAAGCCCAAAACAGGACAGCCCTGGTAAGCACGTTGACCGGATCGATCCAATCTGGTATTCTGACTTACTAAAAGAGGATTCGACTCGCGATTACGTGAGAATCCGAAGCGGCTAAAGATACCTTTAATCCGATGAAATCTGCTGAAACGGAACTCTTCAGAGGGGCCCCGATTCCCTCATTCACGCACACAGAAAAATCAGTGACGAGAAATCGGGTTTTTCCCGATCATTCTGGGCATCTAGGAGTCAGGGGCACTTGGGTCCCTCTTTGTGTGAGGTCTTGGGGCACGGGATTTAAAAGAAAGGATTCGTAGCcacggtatttgagtgcctattgcGTGCAGAGCCCCTTACTAGGTTACGATAGGAGCCCCCCAGAAAACCTCCTTTCCCAGCCACAGGTGCCCCAAAGGGAACGACTTCGGAAAACCGGCGTAACCTGCAGAGATGATTTCCGACTGGGGAAAATAACCGAAGAACACATATCGCTCCCAACCCTACGGCCCGGATTTGAACTAGTCCGTCACGCTATCCTGATCCCTTCATCCGTGTACCTATCTGGATCTTTTCCCTGCTCTATCATGATGATGTGACAGAACCACCACTGGAATTCACCATTCCAGTCATAAATTTCACACCGGGTTGTCTCAGTCTGGATAGTAAGGCTGGTGATAGCATAATACGTATACTAAGTTTTTTTTGCCCCGAAAGATGACATCGCAGAACGGCggctaggaagcgcttaaacaccGGAAGTATTATTATCCTAATTTTGTGATTTCCCCTACAATCTCCCCTTCAACTCTCCGGTCCCACCCGTCTCGACTATCGCATCCTTCACCGCCGTACCTCAGAAGGAGATCTCTCGTCTCTTAAAATCGCCCCGCCGATACCTCAGACCCCAAACCATTGGACCTcatcatcaaaacacttgccccctcgcACTcgtcccagtaagtgctcaataaataccaccgatcgattgattcgGAGAACCCGGGACtgagcagcagactgaagtatggccCGGAGAGGggtgatattgataataataatggtatctgttacgcgcttactaataataataatcacggtatccgttaagcgcttactatgtcccaggctcgGTTGAAGTCTGGTCATGGATTCGGGTGTGATGGCAACGTATCCCAAGAGGACTGTTTGCTAAAGGGATGACCGGAAAACTGTCGCGAGAGTTTTCCAGCTGGGTGAAACGGTGGCTAACAGGGCCTTGACTATTTAGCAATGAGGCCAACCACTTCTGAAATGTTACGAGTAGACAATTGCCCCATTCCAGACATTTGAGAGGCTCCTGTTTCCAAGGAGGCGCCAATTCCAGCACCCAGCTGGATTttgtgagagggagggaatagaaAGACCGAGTACATATGAGGATGGAGGTCAAAACTGAACTTTCACTCTTCCACTCTTCAATCCCAACTGTCAGTTCTTCCCCAGCCCTTTAGAGCGCGAAGGGAATGTACAACGTATGTGGATCTGCTAACACCAGGAATTCTAGAGGCAGACCCTAAACGGAATCATTTTCAGGCTACATTTTCGTTCTAAATGAAGAATCGAGGAACCGCAAAATGAGGTGAATTCAGCTATTGAAAGTGTTTCTCTCCACAAACGGGGCCATAGTTGAATTCTTTtaaattggtaaaaaaaaaaaaaaacccaaaaaccccaaaaccccagATTGGTTAATAAGGCGACCTCTCCTTTCACCCATTTCTCTGTACTGCAAGACATGAACCACA encodes:
- the DNAJC25 gene encoding dnaJ homolog subfamily C member 25, which translates into the protein MAGLFWLLLWLPGPAGALLEGLYCGVRDCYAVLGVGRDASKAEIARAYRQLALRYHPDRYRPDDGGGGGGDDPLHGDAFLLLATAYETLKDEETRKDYDYMLDHPEEYYRHYYHYYSRRLAPKVDVRIVILVAVCAISVFQFFSWWSSYNEAINYLATMPKYRIQATEIARQQGLLNRGKEKGKNRRSKEEIREEEENIIKNIIKNKIDIKGGYQKPKICDILLFQIILAPFHLCKYISWYGQWIYRFNIKGQEYGEEERLYIIRKYMKMSSSHFDSLEESQKETFLERKLWIRENYEVYKQEQEEELKKKLANDPRWKRYRRWMRNEGPGRLTFVDD